The Humulus lupulus chromosome 3, drHumLupu1.1, whole genome shotgun sequence genome window below encodes:
- the LOC133822164 gene encoding F-box protein At1g70590, with amino-acid sequence MKRRPWPFRSNGSRLSTLPPPKIDGRKEDERARKHRTTKITTIRPSWISPCRQIHSRSISSSSASKDGGDFTALPYDVLTKIAASFGVADLRTASLVCKSWCDALRPLREAMLLLRWGKRFKHGRDGVRPNLDKALDSFLKGAARGSTLAMVDAGLVYWESGNKDKAMALYHKAAALGDPAGKFNLGVAYMQLQAEPANPKEAVRWFYESAMAGYVRAQYQLALCLHQGRGVDHIDMQEAAKWYLKAAEGGYVRAMYNVSLCYSFGEGLRQSHRLARKWMKSAADRGHTKAQFEHGLALFSEGDLFKAVVYLELATRAGETAAVHVKNVILQQLSETSRDRVLVLADKWRALPSGS; translated from the exons ATGAAACGAAGACCGTGGCCATTTCGATCGAACGGCTCTCGTCTCTCCACCCTTCCACCTCCAAAAATCGACGGTAGAAAGGAGGATGAACGCGCGAGAAAACACCGGACCACCAAAATCACCACCATCAGACCTTCATGGATATCTCCTTGTCGTCAGATTCATTCACGCTCGATATCGTCATCTTCGGCTTCCAAGGACGGCGGTGATTTCACTGCACTTCCCTACGACGTACTGACGAAAATCGCAGCCTCCTTCGGCGTCGCTGACCTCAGAACGGCGTCGTTAGTGTGCAAGTCGTGGTGCGACGCACTCCGGCCATTGAGGGAGGCGATGCTGTTGTTGAGGTGGGGGAAGAGGTTCAAGCACGGCCGCGATGGAGTTCGGCCCAATTTGGACAAAGCTCTTGACTCATTCTTAAAAGGCGCGGCTCGTGGCTCGACTCTAGCTATGGTCGATGCTGGTCTTGTGTACTGGGAGTCGGGGAATAAGGACAAGGCCATGGCTCTGTATCACAAAGCTGCAGCCCTTGGAGACCCTGCTGGGAAATTCAATTTGGGGGTTGCTTATATGCAGTTGCAAG CTGAACCTGCAAATCCTAAAGAAGCTGTGAGATGGTTTTATGAATCTGCCATGGCTGGCTACGTTCGTGCTCAGTACCAACTTGCACTTTGTCTTCATCAAGGTCGAGGGGTGGATCATATCGATATGCAAGAAGCC GCTAAATGGTACCTGAAAGCTGCTGAAGGTGGCTATGTCCGTGCCATGTATAATGTTTCCCTGTGCTACTCGTTTGGGGAAGGCTTGAGGCAGTCTCATCGACTAGCAAGAAAATGGATGAAGAGTGCAGCTGACCGCGGTCATACTAAAGCTCAATTTGAGCATGGACTTGCTCTCTTTTCG GAGGGGGATTTGTTTAAAGCTGTTGTGTATCTGGAGCTTGCAACCCGAGCTGGTGAAACAGCGGCAGTCCATGTAAAAAATGTGATTCTTCAACAACTGTCAGAGACATCTCGTGATCGGGTCCTGGTTCTTGCAGATAAATGGCGAGCTTTGCCTTCAGGGTCAtga